The window CTTCATCAAAAATTAGTACGGGAGGATTTCCTAACAAAGCACGAGCGATGGCAATTCTCTGACGTTGTCCACCTGATAATAAGCCACCACTTTCACCAATATTAGTGTCATAACCTTGTGGTAATTTTTTGATAAAAGAATGTGCTCCCGCTTTAGTAGCGGCTTCTATAATCTCAGCATGAGTGGCTTCAGGACGTCCGAGAGCGATATTTTCTTCAATAGTACTACCAAAGAGAAAAGTATCTTGGTCAACCACTCCTATATGTTGACGTAGAGATTGTAAGGCTATTTCCTGAAGATCATAACCATCAATCAAGATTTTCCCTTTCGTTGGAGAATATAGCCCTAGGATTAACTTAGCGATCGTACTTTTTCCTGAGCCACTGTAACCAACCAAGGCGACGGTTTGACCTGGTTTAATCTCAAAGTTAATATTTTCGAGAACATTAAACTTATTTTCCAGGTGATAGCGAAAGGTTACCTGTTCAAAGCGAATATGACCTTGAATCGAGGGTAAATTCTGACGAGATTGATTTTCTAGATCTTGTTCGGGATCAGTATCAAAAATATCATTGATTCTTTCTACCGCAATAGTCACCTCTTGGAACTCATTCCATAATCCTGATAATCGCTGAAAAGGACTAATCACATTACCTACTAGCATATTGAAAGCCACTAACTGTCCAATAGTCATCTCATTTTGAATTACTAACCAAGCTCCATAGGAGAGTAAAGCGGTGGTTGAGAAGGTTTGTAAAGCTCCACTGAGTATTTGCAGTTTGTTGCCAATGATTTGAGAGTCAAACCGTTTTTTGACCAGTTTGTTTAATAGTTTTTCCCATTCCCAACGCACTGTATGTTCAACAGCCATTGATTTAATGGTGCGAATTCCTGTCAAAACTTGGATGAGATAACTACTCTCAGCTGCTCCTGCTTTAAACATTTGACGTGATATGTTTTTCAGTATGGGAGTAGCTAACAAAGTTAGTAAGACTAAAGGGGGAACAGTCATTAACACTAGTAATGAGAGTTTAGCACTGTACCAAAACATCACCGCGATATAGACAAACACGGTAAGTAAATCCAGGATAATTGAAAGGGTTTCTCCTGTGAGAAAGCGTTGAATTTTAGTATTTTCTTGTACCCTAGCGATGATATCTCCTACGTAACGGGATTCAAAAAAGGATAAGGGGAGACGAAGGGTGTGACGAATAAAACCAACGATCAACGCTACGTCTAAACGATTGGCGGTATGTTCTAACAGATATTGGCGTAAACCACTCATGATTACCTTAAATAAGCCAAAAATCAGTAATCCTGAGCCTATTGCTACTAAGGTACTAGTACTCCGCTGCACTACGACTCGGTCCAATAGTAATTGCGTAAAAACAGGAGTGATTAAGCCAAATAACTGTATAAACAACGAAGCAATAAATATCTCTGTTAAGATCCACCAATGGGGTTTGAGTAAGGTAAAAAATCGCCACAAAGATGATTTATCATTAACTGTTTTCTCTAGCTTGAGGGTAGGTTCAAGTAATAATACGTAACCAGTCCAACCCGCTTGAAACTCTTTATAACTCAGGACTCGTTGTCCTTGAGCGGGATCGCCAATAATTACTTTTTTAGGGGTAATTTCATAGACGACTAGATAATGATTTCCCTCCCAATGGGCGATCGCAGGTAGTGTTTGTTCTGCTAATTTATCTAGGGTAGCTTGTCGTGGTTTAGTTGTAAAACCAATACCTTCTGCTGCTCTAGCTAAACTCCCCAAAGATGCTCCTTCTCTACCGACGTTGGTCATATCCCTGAGACGATTGAGGCTAAATTGTTTACCATAGTAACGACTCACCATGACTAAACAAGCTGCCCCACAATCTGTAATACTCTGTTGATAGTAAATGGGATATTTTTTAAAGGTTTTTTGCCACCAATGAGCTAGTTTTTGCTTAGAGAGAGGAAAATAATCCTTAACTGTTGCTTGGGAAGATGGTTGACGAATTGTAACAGGTTTGGGTACTTGATGAGGAATTGTTCCTAGTGATGGTATGATAGTTAAGGCTTTAAGCCAATTTGTTTGATTTAATGTATATAACTCAGTGAAAGTTTTAACGCGCCAATGTTCAGTATTTGGTGAAGGGATCTCAATCATTCCCCCTGTTAATCTCTTTCCTGAGTTATTTTCTAATTCTCCTTGACGGATTAACCAAAAAGCCGATTTTTTCTGTAACTGTGCTGATACATCACCTTCAACCAGTGTATGTCGCTCTAATAAGGGGACAATTTCCTTGAGTTGTAATTTTTGTTGATGATCAAGCTGAACTACTCTACACCAAAGAATCAATAAATCTTTCAACATTGCTTGTTGATGGAGATTTTTACTAATCTGAGGATATTTCGCTATCAAGGTTTCTAGTAAATCTGCTCCGAGATAATATAACTTTAATCTACTAGAGGCTTTGACTGAATAGTCTTGAAAATTATCTTCTCTAAACAGACTTGCTTCACCAAAACAAGAACCAGGTTTCAAGGTTAATAATAGGTTATCACCATCAAAAAGAATCCTAGCTTGACCTTCAACTATAATGAATAGTCCTGTTTGAGGATTAGATGAGTTCCAACATAATTGATAAGGGGTTGGTTCTAGGGTTTCAATCTTAGTTAAACATTGCTCATAGTCTATAGGTGACAGTTGAAACCCAAATAATTCAGACAAGTCTTTGAGAGACAGTAAAGATGGCATCATAACTGTTGTTCAATCCTTAATTGATTTCTAAATCTCTAATCACTATTCCACCAGGAGTACAAATACTTGGGGGAGGAGTGACATGATTGTCTTTTAAAGATAAATTCAGGCTTTTTAACAAACGATTAAGATGACGAGGAGAGATCTCAATAGCAAATTCTTGAGCTAAATGTTTACTTAGAGATTGTCCCGTCCAACGATTAAAAGAATAGCCATAGTTTTTCGGACCATTAGCTATTAATTCCGTCAAACGAGCTAAGTAAGCTTCATTGACTTTTCTGGGACGACCGATTAATCTTTCACCCCAAAGATGGGCTAAACCTATTCTTGCCATTGTCATCCAATAGCGAGCGGTATCGGGAGCACATTGTAAAGTCTTACATATAGTTGTTTGAGCAAATCCTTCATCAGCTAAAAGCATTATTTCAATTCTTTGACGATATGCTTTACGATGCTCTTTTTTAAGGCTTTCTTTAAGAAAATTTCGTTGAAAATCCGTTAAATACTTGCCATTAATCGATGGATATCTATTTCTCTTGCCCGTATCTTGATTATCCTGAGACATCTTCTCATCACAAGCTTTTTGTAACATCATGATATTAATACCATTTAATTGTTTTGCTAGGCATGTAACTGTATTGTAAAGAGAAAATAATTTAATGTCAACTAGATTAAAATTAAGTTTTGCTACAAATAAAAAAAAGACATAAAACTAGTTATTGTGTCTAAAAAATAGCCCTTATTTGCTAAACCAATAGTAATAATATGACATAGAAAAATAACAAGAGTTAACACCTAAACCCTAACTCAACAAGATTGTTTTATTTTCTATTACCTCTAATTTAGAGACATAATTAAAGTGTTTTAGCGAAAAAAAGATTGATTTACTACTTGACAGCTCAAGATGAAAAATATAAAGTTGAACTGTGAGAAATCACCTTAGTTTTCCTGAACAAATTTAGGAGTTTAAATCAATGACTATTGCAATTAGAAATATCGAAGTTAGTTATATCACCGAAGTAGAAAACACTTCTGCTATTATTGGTGGAGCTTTAATCGAAAACTTTGTTGGCTTTGCTAACCCCATGACCTCTATCGTTTTCACTCCTGTTGGTGGTAACTATCCCAACGTATTAGAAGCGTTAGAATTATCTATCGACTATGCAGGTCGCAATGGTTTTGTTAGTGAAGTTTTACATGGTGGTAGTTTTGGTTTCTTAGCTACACAAGCTGCTTTCATTCCTTTAAGTCTCTTACAACAAGCAGCTGGAGCATAGACCGATTACTTAGCTTTGCGTCATTAGAATAGTTAAATAATGAAAATTTTCAACAGGATCTAGTATCCTGTTTTTTTATTGAGTTAGGTTTTTGATAGACAATACGAACAAGAGAAGGAAACTTAATTTCTGTGGTTTTAGCTAAACCTAGGCTTTCTAATCGTTGTAATTCACTTTCAGACATAGCCCAAGGAGGACCAGATCTAGGTTGATTTTCTGCCCTAAAATTAGTTACCAATAACAACAACCCTCCTGGTTTAATTAAATTGGCGATCGCCTCTAAGACTTGGTCTCTAATTTCGATGGGGAGAGATTGAATAGTGCGCACTTCTACCACCAAATCAAACTGATGACGCCAATTCAGAGGTAAATCTAGTAAATCAGCTACCTGATAGTTAACCTCAGAAGCAGGAAAACGTTGACGACACCAAGTTATAGCTGTAGAGGAGACATCAAAAGCTGTCACCGTGAAACCAACTTGAGATAACACTTCACAATCATCACCTAACCCACAACCAATCACTAAAGCTTGTTTACCCCTACCATCGGGTTTAGCTTCATTCAACCAATCTACTAATAGGGGATGGGGGGTCAAATTTGCCCAGGGAATTTGTCGGGGATCTTGATTAGCTTGTTGATAAACCGACTCAAACCAAGCGCTAGGTTTCCCCTCTGCTAATGCTTTATTGACTAACTTTTCTATTTCAGACATAAATTAAGTATCTATACTGATGACATTTTTAAGGATTTATTATCTAAATCATAATATCATTTTAAGGCAACAGGAAATAATTGTATGTCTCAAGTTAATGGCGTCATGATGCAGTATTTTCACTGGTATAATCCAGCTGATGGGCAATTATGGCAACAAGTAGCTAAAAATGCAGCGGATTTAGCTAAAGTGGGGATTACTGCTTTATGATTACCTCCTGCCTATAAAGGCAATGGAGGTGGTTATGATGTAGGTTATGGGGTATATGATTTATTCGATTTAGGAGAATTCGACCAAAAAGGCTCAGTCAGAACCAAATATGGTACAAAAGATGAATATCTCAACGCCATTAAAACCCTACACGATCATAATATCAAAGTTTACGCTGATACAGTACTCAATCACAAAATGGGTGGAGACGCTACAGAAGAAGCCAAAGCTACACCCTATCCCCAGGACGATCGCCTCAATCCTATAGGAGATTTAGAAGACGTCAAGGTATATACTCATTTTTATTTTCCTGGACGTCAAGGTAAATATTCTAATTTTGAATGGCATTGGTGGCATTTTGACGGGGTAGATTATAATGATTATCATCCCTCAAGACAAAATGTGGTTTATCTTTTTGAAGGTAAACAATTTGACGATTATATTGCCCTAGAAAATGGTAACTTCGCCTACTTAATGGGAGCAGATTTAGACTTTGAGAATGAGTGGGTAAGAGGAGAATTAACCCACTGGGGTAAATGGTATCTTGATACCACAGGAGCAGATGGTTTCCGTTTAGACGCACTTAAGCATATTTCTGCTTGGTTTTTCCCCCAATGGTTAGACGAGATGGAAAAACACGCGGGTAGAGACTTATTTGTAGTCGGGGAATATTGGTCACCAGATTTAGAGAGTCTCCACTGGTATCTAGACTCCATGGGAGACAGAATGTCTTTGTTTGACGTCACCCTCCACTATAACTTTCACTACGCTAGTAAAGCAGGTGGTAACTTTGACATGAGAAATATACTCAAAGGTACATTAATGGAGCAGAGACCATATCACGCCGTAACCTTTGTCGAAAATCATGACTCTCAACCCTTACAAGCTTTAGAATCGGTAGTTGATCCTTGGTTTAAACCCCTAGCTTACGCCATTATTCTGCTCAGAGCCGAAGGTTACCCCTGTATCTTCTATCCCGATTACTACGGTGCTGACTACGAAGACTACGGTAAAGACGGGAATAAATACCATATTCATTTACCCTCCCATCGTGAGATTATCGATAAATTCCTCTATGCACGCCATAATTACGGCTATGGACCTCAATACGACTACTTTGATCATTGGAATCGTGTTGGTTGGACTCGTTTAGGAGATGAAGAACATCCCAAGGCTATGGCAGTATTACTAAGTGATGGACCAGGTGGCACTAAATGGATGGAGGTGGGTAAACCCAATACTAAATTTATTGACCTGACCGAACATATCACCGAACCTATCTATACTAATGATCAGGGCTGGGGTGAATTTGCTTGTAAGGGTGGCTCTGTGTCCGTTTGGGTTGAAGCTTAATATTTAAGGTGAGTTCGAGGAGTTAATTAACTGATCGAACTTCTTTCCTCCGATTGTCGAGCTTGACAAATTACAAAAGTTTGCCTTACAATCTTAAACAATGGGAATGTTATCTCAAGATAATACGCACAACCCAATGAAGTTAGAAGCTTTTAGCTTGGGCTTTCACCGACAGCTAAGATTACTTCACAAAAGGGGTTATAGCTCAGTTGGTAGAGCACCTCAATGGCATTGAGGGGGTCAGCGGTTCGAATCCGCTTAGCTCCATAAATCGTCAAAAATATCTCTAGTAAGCTTTTCAGCGATTAGGGCAGGAGTGCCTGTTGCCTCTTGCAAGAGTGCCTTTTTGGTAAGGAGGGAAAATCTGAGCAAATAAAATACCCCCAGGGGGGATTTTTGCTCGCGACTTATATTAAACTAAGTAAAGTTAAGTTAAGAATATTAAAAATAACCTTGATTAATCAGACCTTAATTAATAACCCTGTCAAGCTACTATTAAGATGGTGCTCAACCTGGTCAATGTTTTGGGGTGCAGGCTTTTTAGTCTCAGTACCCGTTTTTGTCCAAGCACCCTTAGTACGCTATTATCCCGAATTTACCCTGTTATTAACCTTGGGTTGGCTATGGTTAGCCCATTATCTCTATAGCAATCAACAGAATAAAATCTGGGGAGACTTGTTATTTGGCTTCAGTTGGAGTTGGTTAACAGGTTCAATTTATTGGGGATGGTTACGCTATGAACCCTTAGTTCATATTCCTATAGAATCATTGATGTTACCCTTAGCTTTGTGGTGTTTAGGGCGAGGAATAGGCAAAATTGGTAATTATTTCTACTTAGGTTCACTCTTAGGTACAGCTATCACCGATTTATACTTCTATATCAATGATTTAATCCCCTATTGGCGTCAAATTATGGTTACAGATACTGCTTTAGTTAGTCCTATTTTACAACAGGCGATCGCGCAGGTAGCCACTCCTTGGGGTATTAGTTGGGCGGTAGTTTTAGCCAATTTCCTTTTAGGAGTAAGTCTATGGGCTATGCAAAAAAACCAATTACACTGGTGGGCTTTTGCAGGAGCGGTTTTATGTACAATTCTGGTAGATGCTTTATTCTGGGTAGGTGCAGCTTTTGTCTAAACATACCTGGAAAACTTCAGCAAAGACTTGAGGTAAATCATCCCTGACTTGAGTTAGAGTTAATTCGGGTAAAAACTGAGTCAAACATCCTACGGGTTTATCGCTGATTCCACAGGGAATAATACGCCCAAAACCTGCTAAATCCGGATAAACGTTGACAGCAAAACCGTGCATAGTAATCCAACGTTTAACTTTAATACCAATAGCTGCTATTTTATAACCTTCAAGCCAAACTCCAGTAAACCCTGGTAAACGGTAGGCTTGAAGGTCATAGATTTTTAATAACTGAATAATGACTTCTTCGAGTTGACGTAAGTACCAGTGTAAATCTGTTTGATAATGGTGCAAATTCAGAATAGGATAACCCACTATTTGTCCTGGATAGTGATAGGTGACTTCTCCTCCTCTTTCAATACGATAAACTTGGTATTCACTCTGATTGAGGTCTTTTAAATAAGCTAAATTTGCACCTGTACCTAGAGTATATACGCAAGGATGTCCAAGTAACCAGAGAATATCAGTTAAATCCTGGTTGTCTAATCTAGCTTTAACTAGTTTTTGTTGTCGTTGCCAAGCGATTGGGTAAGGGATTAAATCATCTTGAATTAGTAAACATTTTTTTAGCATTATAAAGAGACATTAAGTATCAGATGTTTTCAACTATACATAGTGCTAATCTAGAAGATAAGAAGATCACTTAATGAGGAGAAAGGTTCAAGAACTAACTCAACCACACATCAACGAGATTCTCAACCAAAAACCCCAATTTTTTTTAAGTTAAATCTAAATGGAGTAGAAACTATGAAGCTTTTGATTCAGGGCAACAATATCGTCGTTACCGAAGCAATCCATGATTATGTCCAACAGAAGCTAGAAAGAGCAGTTAAACATTTTCACAGTCTTACTACTAAGGTAGATGTTCATCTATCAGTAGCACGTAATGAAAGAATCAGTGATAAACATAAAGCAGAAGTCACAGTTTATGCCAATGGTGCAGTTATTCGTGCTCAAGAAGGTAGTGAGAATCTATACGCTAGTATAGACCTAGTGGCTGATAAAATTGCACGTCAATTGCGTAAATACAAAGAAAGAAAACTAGAGAAGAAAACCCACGCTCAAGTTAAAGCAACCGATGTAGTCGCCGAAGATCCGGTAACAGATAATTTAATCGGCGATCGCACTCCTGAATTACCCTCAGAAGTGGTCAGAATGAAATATTTCAGTATGCCAGCAATGACTATAGAAGAAGCCTTAGAACAACTACAATTAGTTGACCACGACTTCTATATGTTCCGTAATAGCGCTACCGATGAAATCAACGTTATCTATATACGCAATCATGGTGGTTATGGTGTTATTCAACCTCGTAACGGTAGCAACGGCAACGGTAATCACTGAAAATTCTCAATGATCGCCTCTGCTTGGTGTAGGATAGCGCGTAAGCCATTAAGGGTTTTATCCTCAGCCAGAGTCCATAAACCCCTTTGTTGGGCTTCTAAGAGCCTTTCAGCGATATCTCTCAAAGCCCAGGGGTTATGCTCTTCTAAAAAAGCTTGCACCTGTGAGTCAAAGACATAAGCTTGAGCTACTCCTTCATAGAGATAGTCTTCCACACAACCAGTGGTAGCGTCATAGGCAAAGAGGTAATCTACCGTCGCTGACATCTCAAAAGCCCCTTTATAGCCATGACGCATCACCCCTTTGAGCCATTTAGGATTAACCACACGAGAGCGATAAACCTTGGTAATTTCTTCTTGTAATTTCTTAACCTTCGGCTGATGGGGTAGAGAATTATCCCCAAAATAAACCTCGGGATTCTTACCAGTTATTGCTTTTACCGCTACGGTTAATCCCCCTTGGAACTGGTAATAATCGTCTGAATCCAATAAATCATGTTCCCGATTATCTTGATTGTGGAGCACTATATCTAGCTGTTTTAAACGCTCGGTAAACGCTTCTGGAGCAGCTGTAGCCTTGATGCCCTGGTTATAACTATAGGCATAACAACTCCAATTCAGATAAGCTCTGGCTAAATCCTGTTCAGATTCCCAATTTTGCGCCTCAATTAACCCTTGTAAACCCGCTCCATAAGCTCCAGGTTTTGACCCAAAAATCCGATAAAGCGATCGCCTGGCAGCTTCTGACTCACTTAAGCCCTCTTTTTGCCAGAACTCTTGCTCTGTCTTCACTTTAGCCGCTAAAGGATTTATTTCTTTTGCCTCATTTAAGCTTGACACAGCCTCAATTGCCTGATATAGTAAAATTAGTAAACTGGGGAAACAGTCGCGAAAAAAGCCAGAGACCCTGATTGTAACATCAACGCGAGGACGTCCTAAAGCTGACGGAGTAAGGATTTCAAAATCTACAACTCTTCCGTTAATTCCCTCCCAAATGGGGCGAACTCCGAGTAAAGCGAGGACCTCCGCGACATCATCTCCACCAGTACGCATGGTAGAAGTACCCCAAATAGAAATAGCTAAATGTTGGGGGTATTCTCCATGTTCTTGAGTATAACGTTCAATAACCGTCTCAGCAGCTTTTCTGCCTACATCCCAAGCGGTTTGGGTAGGAATAGTGCGAATATCCACGCTATAAAAATTACGACCAGTGGGCAGTACATCAGGTCTCCCGCGGGTAGGTGCGCCTGAAGGGCCACTGTCAACGAATTTACCCTCTAAACCTAGTAAGAGATTGGTTATTTCTTGTTCAGTTGCTGTTAGAGAAGGAAGTAAAGAAGACTTAATCCATTGTAAAACTAGGGCTGTTTTTGCACCAGGTACAGGGTTGAAGGGTTGTTGTTGCAATAATTGTGCTAACCAGATGGCAGCTTGATCCTCTAACTCGGCTACAACGGCACTAGGGATAAGGGGGTCACAATCTAAGCCTAAATCTTCAACCATAGCTTGGGTTAATCCAGGACGATTGCCACTAGGAAAACGTGCAATTGCCTGTAATAAATCCCGCAATTGTTCACCTTGAGGACAACGACCAAAGATATGTAAACCATCTCTAATTTGGGCTTCTTTCAATTCACACAGATAACCAGAAGCTTCGGTTAAAAATTGGTCAAGGGATTGAGAGAGATTTAATTCTTGATCGAGATGATATTCTTGGACTAAACTACGAATTTTCTCGGCTATGAGGGGTAATCTAGAAGGGTTTAAACTTTGGGTTTGATCATACTCATCGAGGAGTAATTCTAACTGTTGTAGAGGACCATATAATTGTGCACGAGTTAGAGGAGGGGTAAGATGGTCTATAATGACACCATGAGCACGTCTTTTAGCTTGAGAACCTTCACCTGGATCATTGACGATAAAAGGATAAAAATGGGGTAAAGTTCCTAAAGTAATTTCAGGATAACAGTTATTGCCTAAAGCGATACTTTTACCAGGTAGCCATTCTAAATTACCATGCTTACCTAAATGAATAATAGCATCAGCAGCAAAAACTTGCTTTAACCAGAAATAATAAGCCAAATAATGGTGAGTTGGTTCTAAATCTGGTGCATGATAATTAAGACTAGGATCTAAATCATAACCCCGAGAAGGTTGAATACCAATAAAAATATTACCCAATTGTCTCCCTGGAATCGGAATAGTTGCTTGAGTTAATTCACCCCAGCGATCGCTGATTTGTTGTTGTACTTGTTCAGGTAACCTAGTAAAATAAGCCAAATACTCTGATTGAGTGAGAAATTGATAGACTTGGCGCAACTCTCTACTTTCTGGATCATTAGTTACACCCCTGAGTAAAGCAGTCATCAACTCTTCTACGGTAGAGGGAAGTGAAGGAAGATAATAACCTTGTTGTTGTAAAGCTTCTAAAATAATCAAACAAGAAGCAGGAGTATCTAAACCCACACCATTAGCGATTCTACCATCACGATTAGGATAATTAGCTAGAATTATGGCTATTTTTCTTTCTTGGGGGGATTTAGCCCGTAATTTTAACCAATTATTCGTCAAATCAGCGATAAAATCTACCCTATCTTGAACAGGTTGATAGACGACGACTTCTGTTTCTAATTCTGGTTGCCAATTTTGTACTGATTTAAAAGAAATCGCCCTAGTAATAATCCTACCATCTATTTCAGGAAGAGCAACATTGATCGCCACATCTCGGGGATTTAAACCAGAAAAACCACTTTCCCACTCTTGATAAGTACTGCTACTGAGAATAACTTGGAATATCGGGACATTTAAACGTTGAGAGTATTTTTTTTCTGTGGAGAAACTAGTGGTATTCAAAATTAGTTGTACATCTGCTAAATACTCTAACAAAGGAATCTGTATCTCTGTATCCCGTAGAGAAGAGAGAAAAATAGCTACCACCGAGATACCTTTAGAGATAATAGATTCACAAAGACTATCTATAGGTAAAAGATTACCCGCTAAATAATGAGCGCGATAAAATAAGATAGCTACTTTATGATTAGAATTAGCCTCTAGACTACGATAAACCCCTATTTTCGGTACAACTTCAGGGGAAGGAGGATGATAGGTAGTCTTAAAGATATAATCAGTTAGATACTGTAAACCATTAGCAAAATTAATAACTCCACCTTCGACTAGATAACGCCAAAAGCGATTAACTATAGTTAAAGAAACCGTAGAATGACTGATTAACTCCCCATCTGGTTGATCATCTCCTGGTAAAACCAATAATTTAGCTTGGGTATTAGCAGCTATTTCCTTAACCACTTCTAAACCATAAGACCAGTAAGAGCGTCCCCCCAATAAACGCAGTATAATTATCTTAGCCTGGGATAACACTGTGTCTGCATAACTATCGATGCTAATCTGTTGTTGCAACCCTAAAAGATTAACCACTCGTAACTCAGGAAAATCAACAGGAAGTAAACTCAAACAACTAGCTAGAGTTTGAATATCGGTATCAGCCGCCGTTAGCATGACTATAGGTGCAGGAGTTTGTGTTACTATAACCACTCCCTCTCCCGAGGAATTATTACCACTTTGGATACTAGCGATTCTGTGCATAATGTAAAGAAATGTAAAGGGGATATCTTTAAAAAAAATAATAGAAACATCAGTTAGCCAATTTATGGGTGATGCTATAAGTAAGAGGGTTTTACCTGCATAAATAGCAGTAGCTACCATGTCTCAAACATCTATTTTAAGTCGAACTTTACCTAGAGAAAAATTTCAGCAATTATGTGATCTTTGGGATCAAATGCTAGAAAATGCTCAACAACAGGGTCAAAATGCTGTTTTAATCACAGAAGAAGATATTTTAACTCCCAATCCAGAAGATCAAGGAACTTTTGGACAAAAAGAACGCTTATCTATCTTAGTCTGTCAGGAGTTTAGCGCTTTTTTACTAGGTAATCCTCAAAATGATGATCTAGCCAACTGTCAAGTAACAATAACTCTCGAACCTAAAGCAATTGGTACTATTTTAGACCAACTCGAACAGCAGTTACGACATAATTCTGGATTGCGTCAACGTCTCAAAGAAATCAACCTCACTCAACTCAATTACGAGACCAATCTACATAACCAATTCATCGTACAGCTATTAGATATTTTAACTCCCCAAGGAAATCAAGACAATCAGACTCCTAGTGATTATCCTCGCTTTTTAAGTAATCAG of the Gloeocapsa sp. DLM2.Bin57 genome contains:
- the cobN gene encoding cobaltochelatase subunit CobN, which encodes MHRIASIQSGNNSSGEGVVIVTQTPAPIVMLTAADTDIQTLASCLSLLPVDFPELRVVNLLGLQQQISIDSYADTVLSQAKIIILRLLGGRSYWSYGLEVVKEIAANTQAKLLVLPGDDQPDGELISHSTVSLTIVNRFWRYLVEGGVINFANGLQYLTDYIFKTTYHPPSPEVVPKIGVYRSLEANSNHKVAILFYRAHYLAGNLLPIDSLCESIISKGISVVAIFLSSLRDTEIQIPLLEYLADVQLILNTTSFSTEKKYSQRLNVPIFQVILSSSTYQEWESGFSGLNPRDVAINVALPEIDGRIITRAISFKSVQNWQPELETEVVVYQPVQDRVDFIADLTNNWLKLRAKSPQERKIAIILANYPNRDGRIANGVGLDTPASCLIILEALQQQGYYLPSLPSTVEELMTALLRGVTNDPESRELRQVYQFLTQSEYLAYFTRLPEQVQQQISDRWGELTQATIPIPGRQLGNIFIGIQPSRGYDLDPSLNYHAPDLEPTHHYLAYYFWLKQVFAADAIIHLGKHGNLEWLPGKSIALGNNCYPEITLGTLPHFYPFIVNDPGEGSQAKRRAHGVIIDHLTPPLTRAQLYGPLQQLELLLDEYDQTQSLNPSRLPLIAEKIRSLVQEYHLDQELNLSQSLDQFLTEASGYLCELKEAQIRDGLHIFGRCPQGEQLRDLLQAIARFPSGNRPGLTQAMVEDLGLDCDPLIPSAVVAELEDQAAIWLAQLLQQQPFNPVPGAKTALVLQWIKSSLLPSLTATEQEITNLLLGLEGKFVDSGPSGAPTRGRPDVLPTGRNFYSVDIRTIPTQTAWDVGRKAAETVIERYTQEHGEYPQHLAISIWGTSTMRTGGDDVAEVLALLGVRPIWEGINGRVVDFEILTPSALGRPRVDVTIRVSGFFRDCFPSLLILLYQAIEAVSSLNEAKEINPLAAKVKTEQEFWQKEGLSESEAARRSLYRIFGSKPGAYGAGLQGLIEAQNWESEQDLARAYLNWSCYAYSYNQGIKATAAPEAFTERLKQLDIVLHNQDNREHDLLDSDDYYQFQGGLTVAVKAITGKNPEVYFGDNSLPHQPKVKKLQEEITKVYRSRVVNPKWLKGVMRHGYKGAFEMSATVDYLFAYDATTGCVEDYLYEGVAQAYVFDSQVQAFLEEHNPWALRDIAERLLEAQQRGLWTLAEDKTLNGLRAILHQAEAIIENFQ